Proteins encoded within one genomic window of Streptomyces sp. NBC_00523:
- a CDS encoding CocE/NonD family hydrolase: MTRPTHHARPRPAWTPSSAKPPLASRLMRASWRGLPAARHKVGVERGLTVSAADGSPLLTDHYFPRAEGDFPTLLVRTPYGRGVPWSPQYGILFAEQGFHVVVQSCRGTGGSGGGFHLWRNEPADGLAAVGWLREQPWFDGRLGTVGPSYLGYVQWALALDPPPELKAMVVQVGLHDPYALFHTDGVLNLGTALAVGAGMTYQHRGMGAFLRATLRLQRRLRSAVTARPLRGAYADELGGEIPWLDEVMAHPDADDPYWEGASLAGAAEGATAVPTALITGRYDALVDQTLAQYGRLRGAGGEASLLVGPWTHTSALQAGWAEVFAESLAWLRAHLCDDPSGLRPTPVRVHVGGAEAGVRDLDAWPPEASTASWYPTADGHLTHEAPTDTAPVASFRHDPEDRVPTLGGALLSRTAGERDNASLEARADVLTFTGPALDGPLTVLGPVSARISASTDTGHGEVFVRLCDVDPEGRSVNVCDGLARLRTTGTDPVRVTVPMTPTAHRFAPGHRVRWQISPGPHPRYALNPGTGESRTDATEFVPVRVTVHADSELTLAVVED, encoded by the coding sequence ATGACCCGACCGACGCACCACGCCCGCCCCCGGCCCGCATGGACGCCGTCGTCCGCGAAGCCGCCGCTCGCCTCCCGGCTGATGCGTGCCTCCTGGCGCGGGCTGCCCGCCGCGCGCCACAAGGTGGGCGTGGAGCGCGGTCTGACGGTCTCCGCCGCCGACGGCAGTCCCCTGCTCACCGACCACTACTTCCCGCGCGCCGAGGGCGACTTCCCGACCCTCCTGGTCCGTACGCCGTACGGGCGGGGAGTGCCGTGGTCCCCGCAGTACGGCATCCTCTTCGCCGAACAGGGCTTCCATGTGGTCGTGCAGAGCTGCCGGGGAACGGGCGGCTCGGGCGGCGGCTTCCACCTCTGGCGCAACGAGCCCGCCGACGGCCTCGCGGCGGTCGGCTGGCTGCGCGAACAGCCCTGGTTCGACGGGCGGTTGGGCACCGTCGGCCCCAGCTACCTCGGGTACGTCCAGTGGGCGCTGGCCCTCGATCCCCCGCCGGAGCTGAAGGCCATGGTGGTGCAGGTGGGGCTGCACGATCCGTACGCCCTCTTCCACACCGACGGCGTCCTCAATCTGGGGACCGCGCTCGCCGTGGGCGCCGGCATGACCTACCAGCACCGGGGTATGGGCGCGTTCCTCCGGGCGACCCTGCGCCTCCAGCGCCGGCTGCGCTCCGCCGTCACCGCGCGTCCGCTGCGCGGGGCGTACGCGGACGAGCTCGGCGGTGAGATCCCCTGGCTGGACGAGGTGATGGCCCACCCGGACGCGGACGACCCGTACTGGGAGGGCGCGTCCCTGGCCGGGGCGGCGGAAGGGGCGACGGCCGTGCCCACCGCCCTCATCACCGGCCGGTACGACGCCCTGGTGGACCAGACCCTCGCGCAGTACGGCCGGCTGCGCGGGGCGGGCGGCGAGGCGTCCCTGCTCGTCGGCCCGTGGACCCACACCTCGGCGCTCCAGGCGGGCTGGGCCGAGGTGTTCGCCGAATCCCTGGCCTGGCTCCGGGCCCACCTGTGCGACGACCCGTCCGGTCTGCGCCCGACGCCGGTCCGTGTGCACGTGGGCGGCGCGGAGGCGGGCGTCCGGGACCTGGACGCGTGGCCCCCGGAGGCGTCCACGGCCTCCTGGTACCCGACCGCCGACGGCCACCTCACCCATGAGGCCCCCACGGACACCGCGCCCGTGGCCTCCTTCCGCCACGACCCGGAGGACCGGGTCCCCACGCTGGGCGGCGCGCTGCTCTCCCGTACGGCGGGGGAGCGGGACAACGCGTCCCTGGAGGCGCGCGCGGACGTCCTCACGTTCACCGGGCCCGCCCTGGACGGACCCCTCACCGTCCTCGGCCCGGTCTCCGCCCGGATCAGCGCCTCCACGGACACGGGGCACGGCGAGGTGTTCGTCCGGCTGTGCGATGTGGACCCGGAGGGCCGGTCGGTCAACGTCTGCGACGGCCTGGCCCGCCTGCGCACCACGGGCACGGATCCGGTCCGTGTGACGGTCCCGATGACCCCGACCGCCCACCGCTTCGCCCCGGGCCACCGTGTCCGCTGGCAGATCAGCCCCGGCCCCCACCCGCGCTATGCCCTGAACCCGGGCACGGGGGAGTCCCGGACCGACGCGACGGAGTTCGTACCCGTACGGGTGACGGTGCACGCGGACTCGGAGTTGACGCTGGCGGTGGTGGAGGACTGA
- a CDS encoding maltokinase N-terminal cap-like domain-containing protein: MAVIHRTTLSPTKLELLTAWLPTRPWYVGPTRPSLIKSGGFRLDDPQGEVGIELMVVTDTSGDVPVPYFVPLTYRGAALAGAEDALVGMTTHGVLGKRWVYDGCHDPVLVAQLFALLDGRAEPQAQSVTDTPDPTITHSGPGSPLGVTAAKATDNPTGTYLWTRDVTLRVNRLLRPAADGPADVEGHVSGPWRTPEDAEVRGVFAELRTA; this comes from the coding sequence ATGGCCGTCATCCACCGCACCACCCTGTCGCCGACCAAGCTCGAACTGCTCACCGCCTGGCTCCCCACCCGCCCCTGGTACGTGGGCCCCACGCGCCCCTCCCTGATCAAGTCCGGCGGTTTCCGGCTGGACGATCCGCAGGGCGAGGTGGGCATCGAGCTCATGGTGGTCACCGACACCTCGGGCGACGTGCCGGTGCCGTACTTCGTGCCGCTCACCTACCGGGGCGCCGCGCTCGCGGGCGCGGAGGACGCGCTCGTCGGCATGACCACGCACGGGGTGCTCGGGAAGCGCTGGGTGTACGACGGCTGCCATGACCCGGTCCTGGTGGCGCAGCTGTTCGCACTCCTCGACGGCCGCGCCGAGCCCCAGGCCCAGAGCGTCACCGACACCCCGGACCCGACGATCACCCACTCCGGACCCGGAAGCCCGCTCGGCGTCACGGCCGCCAAGGCCACGGACAACCCCACGGGCACGTACCTGTGGACAAGGGACGTGACCCTCCGCGTGAACCGCCTCCTGCGACCCGCCGCGGACGGTCCGGCGGACGTGGAGGGTCACGTGTCCGGCCCCTGGCGTACGCCGGAGGACGCGGAGGTCCGGGGCGTGTTCGCGGAGCTGCGCACGGCGTAG
- a CDS encoding type II toxin-antitoxin system VapB family antitoxin, whose translation MARTVIDLDEAMVAEAMRIFGTKTKAQAVRLAMEDAVKRHLRQEGFDAMDAGELDFREIVESTGPRNADGSLKRGGGRAA comes from the coding sequence ATGGCCAGGACCGTCATCGACCTCGACGAGGCCATGGTCGCCGAGGCCATGCGCATATTCGGCACCAAGACCAAGGCCCAGGCGGTGCGCCTCGCCATGGAGGACGCGGTCAAGCGCCACCTCCGACAGGAGGGCTTCGACGCCATGGACGCCGGGGAGCTCGACTTCAGGGAGATCGTCGAGAGCACCGGCCCCCGCAACGCCGACGGCAGTCTCAAGCGCGGCGGCGGCCGGGCCGCCTGA
- a CDS encoding TetR/AcrR family transcriptional regulator C-terminal domain-containing protein, with amino-acid sequence MTRTEGAGGIDPRVLWREQDRPRRGRRPAFSREAITAAAVAVADAEGIDAVTMRRVAAEVGAGVMSLYSYAPDKETLLDLMIDHVSGELPTDGPLTGDWRADLKTIGRHQRANMLRHPWLPAAVQARRTLGPRTLAFVEHALAALRPIGLDGAARLEIFAQLTSFVAAHVAYEVGQARAAQDPGRAAAEAVYLAEVAADGSHPELADALATAGRPVTPDAMFDRFLTRLVDGLDAG; translated from the coding sequence GTGACCCGCACCGAAGGTGCCGGAGGCATCGATCCACGCGTTCTCTGGCGGGAGCAGGACCGGCCCCGGCGCGGCCGCAGACCCGCGTTCAGCCGCGAGGCGATCACGGCCGCCGCGGTCGCCGTCGCGGACGCCGAGGGCATCGACGCGGTCACCATGCGGCGGGTCGCCGCGGAGGTGGGCGCCGGCGTCATGTCGCTGTACAGCTACGCCCCCGACAAGGAGACGCTGCTCGACCTGATGATCGACCACGTCTCCGGTGAGCTGCCGACGGACGGCCCGCTCACCGGCGACTGGCGCGCCGACCTCAAGACCATCGGCCGCCACCAGCGCGCGAACATGCTCCGCCACCCCTGGCTGCCCGCCGCCGTGCAGGCCCGCCGCACCCTGGGCCCCCGCACGCTCGCCTTCGTGGAGCACGCCCTCGCGGCGCTGCGGCCCATCGGGCTCGACGGGGCGGCCCGGCTGGAGATCTTCGCCCAGCTCACGTCCTTCGTGGCGGCCCATGTGGCCTACGAGGTCGGCCAGGCCCGCGCGGCCCAGGACCCCGGGCGGGCGGCCGCCGAGGCGGTGTATCTGGCGGAGGTCGCGGCGGACGGCAGCCATCCGGAGCTCGCGGACGCGCTGGCGACGGCGGGGCGGCCGGTCACCCCGGACGCGATGTTCGACCGCTTCCTCACCCGCCTCGTGGACGGCCTCGACGCGGGCTGA
- a CDS encoding PIN domain nuclease: protein MQDRYLIDKSALARWTKPAVKQVLKPLHERYLLAVCQPTEYEMVHSARDSSEATRISTWLHAFDYLHVTENTFARALEVQRHALHAGFHRALSLPDLLISATAELNRLTVLHYDGDFDMIASLTGQPAEWVVPPGSADR from the coding sequence ATGCAGGACCGCTATCTGATCGACAAGTCCGCGCTCGCACGCTGGACCAAACCCGCCGTCAAGCAGGTACTCAAGCCGCTGCACGAGCGGTATCTGCTGGCCGTCTGCCAACCCACCGAGTACGAGATGGTCCACTCGGCCCGGGACAGCTCCGAGGCGACCAGGATCAGCACCTGGTTGCACGCCTTCGACTACCTCCACGTCACGGAGAACACCTTCGCCCGCGCCCTGGAGGTCCAGCGCCACGCCCTCCATGCCGGTTTCCACCGAGCCCTGTCACTCCCGGACCTTCTGATCTCTGCGACCGCGGAGCTCAACCGGCTGACCGTCCTGCACTACGACGGCGACTTCGACATGATCGCCTCGCTCACCGGCCAGCCCGCCGAGTGGGTCGTCCCACCGGGCAGCGCCGACCGCTGA
- a CDS encoding peptidoglycan-binding domain-containing protein codes for MIKTALRRGAVAFGAAVIAVTSLAGVAQADVGVPYVKPDQRGDAVVCVQKALQLAGYGIVRDGVYGQATYAALTDFQRSRGLSADGIVGPKTGDAIYYGYLLPSGILAYEEYCPTIIPTTH; via the coding sequence ATGATCAAGACCGCCCTCCGCCGCGGAGCCGTCGCCTTTGGTGCCGCCGTCATCGCCGTCACCTCGCTCGCCGGCGTCGCCCAGGCCGACGTGGGTGTCCCGTACGTCAAGCCCGATCAGCGCGGTGACGCGGTCGTCTGTGTGCAGAAGGCACTGCAGCTGGCGGGGTACGGGATCGTGCGCGACGGCGTGTACGGGCAGGCGACTTACGCGGCCCTGACCGACTTCCAGCGGAGCCGCGGTCTTTCGGCGGACGGCATCGTCGGTCCGAAGACCGGTGACGCCATCTACTACGGCTACCTCCTGCCCTCCGGCATCCTGGCCTACGAGGAGTACTGCCCCACGATCATCCCGACCACCCACTGA
- a CDS encoding MFS transporter, translated as MQQTAPARQGLTLAVVLLAVFVVPTSISGTAVALPAIGADLHAGSASLQWVVNAFNLAFACCTLVWGSLADRIGRIRAFTTGAAIFTAASVACAVTPNVYVLDAARAVAGIGGAALFACGSAIISTAFDGAARAKAFALFGTVAGIGVALGPTVSGPAVDGLGWRWIFGLHALALALVLLCLPAVARTVEEPRGTGAPLLDLRGAAVFVLAMLALTYAIVQGSQWGWTAPGTLGLLAVALVLLALFTAHSRRTEAPLLDLSVLRNKAFLAYCLVPVAASFGFVTQLTYLPTYLTTVAGHSPSAAGATMLLLTLPVLALPLAGAHLVQRGTSATAVILASLGFLAIGDLALLLLGPDTSTLAMAVPMLLTGAGMGLSAGLVDAQALALADPAKAGMAAGFLNTLRLGSEAVAVAVFGSAVAGLAAGRQGSGTYPAAYDSAFHTLLWAMAAVCAALAAAVVTLARREPRA; from the coding sequence GTGCAACAGACCGCCCCCGCCCGGCAGGGGCTGACGCTCGCGGTCGTCCTGCTCGCCGTCTTCGTGGTGCCGACCTCGATATCCGGCACCGCCGTGGCGCTCCCCGCCATCGGCGCCGACCTCCACGCGGGCTCGGCATCCCTTCAGTGGGTGGTGAACGCCTTCAACCTGGCGTTCGCCTGCTGCACCCTCGTCTGGGGCTCGCTCGCCGACCGCATCGGCCGCATCCGTGCCTTCACCACGGGCGCCGCGATCTTCACCGCCGCGTCCGTCGCCTGCGCCGTCACGCCCAATGTGTACGTGCTCGACGCGGCCCGCGCGGTCGCCGGGATCGGCGGGGCGGCGCTCTTCGCCTGCGGGAGCGCGATCATCTCGACGGCCTTCGACGGTGCCGCCCGCGCCAAGGCGTTCGCGCTGTTCGGCACGGTCGCCGGGATCGGCGTCGCGCTCGGCCCCACCGTCTCGGGACCGGCCGTGGACGGACTCGGCTGGCGCTGGATCTTCGGGCTGCACGCCCTGGCCCTGGCGCTCGTACTGCTCTGCCTGCCCGCCGTGGCGCGTACGGTCGAAGAGCCGCGCGGCACCGGCGCACCCCTGCTCGACCTGCGCGGCGCCGCCGTCTTCGTCCTCGCGATGCTCGCGCTCACGTACGCCATCGTGCAGGGCTCGCAGTGGGGCTGGACCGCGCCCGGCACACTCGGCCTGCTCGCCGTCGCGCTCGTCCTGCTCGCGCTGTTCACCGCGCACTCACGGCGGACCGAGGCCCCGCTGCTCGACCTGTCCGTCCTGCGGAACAAGGCGTTCCTCGCATACTGCCTGGTGCCCGTGGCGGCCTCGTTCGGCTTCGTCACGCAGCTCACGTACCTGCCGACGTATCTGACGACCGTCGCCGGACACAGCCCGTCCGCGGCGGGGGCGACGATGCTGCTGCTGACGCTGCCCGTCCTCGCCCTGCCCCTCGCGGGCGCGCACCTGGTGCAACGCGGCACCTCCGCGACCGCCGTGATCCTGGCGTCGCTGGGCTTCCTCGCGATCGGCGACCTCGCCCTGCTGCTCCTCGGCCCGGACACCTCCACGCTCGCCATGGCCGTGCCGATGCTGCTCACCGGGGCGGGCATGGGTCTCTCGGCCGGGCTGGTGGACGCCCAGGCACTCGCCCTGGCCGACCCCGCGAAGGCGGGCATGGCGGCCGGTTTCCTCAACACCCTCCGCCTGGGCAGCGAGGCCGTCGCCGTGGCGGTCTTCGGCTCGGCAGTCGCAGGGCTCGCCGCCGGACGGCAGGGCAGCGGAACGTACCCCGCCGCCTACGACTCCGCCTTCCACACGCTGCTCTGGGCGATGGCGGCCGTCTGCGCGGCGCTCGCGGCGGCCGTCGTCACGCTGGCCCGCAGGGAACCACGAGCCTGA
- a CDS encoding ArsR/SmtB family transcription factor: MPDAEGHPTPEEMELQAVMKALSDPMRYLVVATLAAQPDGTERSCTSFGLPVSKSTRTHHFRVLREAGLVRQVDRGNSRMAQLRREDIESRFPGLLKLIADSAGPVA; this comes from the coding sequence ATGCCGGACGCCGAAGGGCATCCGACCCCGGAGGAGATGGAGCTCCAGGCCGTCATGAAGGCCCTGTCCGACCCCATGCGCTACCTGGTCGTGGCCACCCTGGCCGCCCAGCCGGACGGCACGGAACGCTCCTGCACGTCGTTCGGCCTGCCCGTCTCCAAGTCCACTCGGACCCACCACTTCCGCGTCCTTCGCGAAGCGGGCCTGGTCCGCCAGGTGGACCGCGGCAACAGCCGCATGGCCCAACTCCGCCGCGAGGACATCGAATCCCGCTTCCCGGGCCTGCTGAAGCTGATCGCGGACAGCGCGGGGCCGGTGGCGTAG
- the hemC gene encoding hydroxymethylbilane synthase: protein MPVDLIRIVSRDSPMALAQVERVRAELAVLHPGIETAVLPVKTTGDKWMGDLSEVEGKGAFTKEVDAALLAGEADLAVHCVKDIPADRPLPAGTTFAAFLKRDDIRDALIHPGGLTLDQLPAGTRIGTSSVRRVAQLAASHPHLACVPMRGNANKRLAKLDAGDADALLLAVAGLERIGRTDVITEVLSTEAMIPPIGAGVLALQCREGDAEIIDAISPLGDPDAYRETQAERMLLHVLQGHCNSPIAGFARVEGNGELSLRACVFSPDGKTVLNAHEWAGRLDPATLGTSVAVALLRQGARELIDGIAH, encoded by the coding sequence ATGCCGGTTGATCTGATTCGTATCGTTTCCCGTGACTCCCCTATGGCACTCGCTCAGGTCGAGCGTGTGCGGGCCGAGTTGGCCGTGCTTCATCCCGGGATCGAGACCGCCGTCCTCCCCGTGAAGACGACCGGGGACAAGTGGATGGGGGACCTCAGCGAGGTCGAGGGGAAGGGGGCGTTCACCAAGGAGGTCGACGCGGCCCTTCTCGCCGGGGAGGCCGATCTCGCCGTGCACTGCGTCAAGGACATCCCGGCGGACCGGCCCCTGCCCGCCGGTACGACCTTCGCGGCCTTCCTCAAGCGGGACGACATCCGGGACGCGCTCATCCACCCCGGCGGGCTCACTCTCGACCAGCTCCCGGCCGGGACCAGGATCGGGACCTCGTCCGTGCGCCGCGTCGCCCAGCTCGCCGCCTCGCACCCGCACCTCGCATGCGTACCGATGCGCGGCAACGCGAACAAGCGCCTGGCGAAGCTGGACGCGGGCGACGCGGACGCGTTGCTGCTCGCCGTCGCCGGGCTGGAGCGGATCGGGCGGACCGACGTCATCACCGAGGTCCTGTCGACCGAGGCGATGATTCCGCCGATCGGCGCGGGAGTCCTCGCGCTTCAGTGCCGCGAGGGCGACGCCGAGATCATCGACGCCATCAGCCCGCTCGGCGACCCCGACGCGTACCGGGAGACGCAGGCCGAGCGCATGCTTCTGCACGTCCTGCAGGGCCACTGCAACAGCCCGATCGCCGGATTCGCCCGGGTCGAGGGCAACGGCGAACTGTCGCTCCGGGCCTGCGTGTTCTCACCGGACGGCAAGACCGTCCTCAACGCCCACGAGTGGGCGGGTCGCCTCGACCCCGCCACGCTCGGCACGTCTGTCGCCGTCGCGCTGCTGCGTCAGGGGGCGCGCGAGCTGATCGACGGCATCGCGCACTAG
- a CDS encoding DinB family protein, translating to MIDETAKDVLHQRLRRDREALLWKLDGLSEYDARRPLTATGTNLLGLVKHVATVEARYFGEVFGRPSPEPLPRWQDADGSDLWAAEGETCEQVTAFYRRTWQHADATIGALSLDAPGHVPWWPEPYDRTTLFAVLVHVLGDSNRHAGHADILREGLDGRTGLRPEHEQPIDEGARAAHRAMIERVARPAAPVAP from the coding sequence ATGATCGATGAGACGGCGAAAGACGTTCTGCACCAGCGGCTCCGGCGCGACCGGGAGGCGTTGCTCTGGAAGCTCGACGGGCTGTCCGAGTACGACGCGCGGCGGCCTCTGACGGCGACCGGGACGAATCTGCTCGGGCTCGTGAAGCATGTGGCCACCGTGGAGGCCCGGTACTTCGGGGAGGTCTTCGGGCGGCCCTCCCCCGAGCCGCTGCCCCGGTGGCAGGACGCCGACGGGAGTGACCTGTGGGCGGCCGAGGGGGAGACCTGTGAGCAGGTCACCGCGTTCTACCGGCGTACGTGGCAGCACGCCGACGCGACGATCGGCGCGCTCTCCCTCGACGCCCCGGGGCACGTGCCCTGGTGGCCGGAACCCTATGACCGCACGACCCTGTTCGCCGTCCTGGTCCACGTCCTCGGCGACTCCAACCGCCATGCCGGGCACGCCGACATCCTGCGCGAGGGCCTGGACGGCCGGACCGGGCTGCGTCCCGAGCACGAGCAGCCGATCGACGAGGGCGCCCGCGCGGCGCATCGCGCGATGATCGAGCGGGTGGCGCGGCCGGCCGCGCCCGTCGCTCCGTAG
- a CDS encoding glycosyl hydrolase family 28-related protein, with translation MSRKIAAVAAAVRRPRRAGLYASTVASVTAAAVGFGVLAGAPALAGPRPAAAPAPVVTRAALDPALVRGRGAKVAFVEQEAENAVTNGTVIGPDREAYTLPSEASGRKAVKLTPGQHVEFTLPAAANAITVRYSIPDAPGGGGITAPLDVAVNGSKRSTMTLTSQYSWLYNQYPFSNDPGAGLLHPDWWITECGCVPAETTPAPVVDKPFRPSHFYDEQRLLLGRTYRAGDTVRLTVPAGSRAAWTAIDLLDSERVGLPHVELLAANVLAFGADPTGRHDAAGAIEKAIAFARRTHLKVYIPPGTYRVDRHIVVDDVTITGAGSWYTKIKGREVALAEPAADGSTHTGVGFYGKSAAEGGSRNVHLSGFAIEGDVRERIDTDQVNAIGGAMSDSTIAGLHISHTKVGMWFDGPMENLKVSDTVIVDQIADAINFHTGVTDSRVTNTFVRNSGDDGLAMWAEKTTNARNTFDHNTVQTPVLANGIAVYGGSDITVSDNLVADPVREGSALHLGSRFGAEPFAGKVDLARNTTVRAGTFELNWKIGLGALWVYALDRSIDGADIRVTGNDFLDSTYNAVMLVSDWGVKDQYVIKNIHFKDIRVDGTGTSVLSARAAGGATFENVDARNVGAVGVNNCGSFNFPSTGSEFGLTDLGGNDGGWLAPWLLPNTITCDDRPEVVPPPAPTAW, from the coding sequence ATGTCACGGAAGATCGCCGCTGTCGCGGCGGCGGTGCGAAGACCGCGCCGGGCCGGGCTGTACGCGTCCACGGTCGCCTCGGTGACCGCGGCCGCCGTCGGGTTCGGGGTGCTGGCCGGTGCGCCCGCGCTCGCGGGGCCCCGGCCCGCCGCCGCTCCGGCCCCGGTCGTCACGCGCGCCGCGCTCGATCCCGCGCTGGTGCGGGGGCGGGGCGCGAAGGTGGCGTTCGTGGAGCAGGAGGCCGAGAACGCGGTCACCAACGGCACGGTCATCGGGCCGGACCGGGAGGCGTACACGCTGCCGTCCGAGGCGTCGGGGCGCAAGGCGGTCAAGCTGACGCCCGGGCAGCACGTGGAGTTCACGCTGCCCGCGGCGGCCAACGCGATCACCGTGCGCTACAGCATCCCGGACGCGCCGGGCGGCGGCGGGATCACGGCGCCGCTGGACGTCGCGGTGAACGGCTCCAAGCGGTCCACGATGACGCTGACCTCGCAGTACTCCTGGCTGTACAACCAGTACCCGTTCTCCAACGACCCGGGCGCCGGGCTCCTCCACCCCGACTGGTGGATCACCGAGTGCGGCTGCGTACCCGCGGAGACGACGCCCGCCCCGGTCGTGGACAAGCCGTTCCGGCCGAGCCACTTCTACGACGAGCAGCGCCTCCTGCTCGGCCGTACGTACCGGGCGGGCGACACCGTACGGCTGACCGTGCCGGCCGGGAGCCGGGCCGCGTGGACGGCGATCGACCTGCTGGACTCCGAGCGCGTCGGGCTGCCGCACGTCGAACTCCTCGCCGCCAACGTCCTCGCGTTCGGGGCCGATCCGACCGGGCGGCACGACGCGGCGGGGGCGATCGAGAAGGCGATCGCGTTCGCCCGGCGCACCCATCTGAAGGTGTACATCCCGCCGGGGACCTACCGCGTGGACCGGCACATCGTCGTGGACGACGTCACGATCACCGGCGCGGGCAGCTGGTACACGAAGATCAAGGGCCGCGAGGTCGCGCTCGCCGAGCCCGCCGCGGACGGCTCGACGCACACCGGCGTCGGCTTCTACGGGAAGTCCGCGGCCGAGGGCGGCAGCCGCAACGTGCATCTGTCCGGCTTCGCCATCGAGGGCGACGTGCGCGAGCGCATCGACACCGACCAGGTCAACGCGATCGGCGGTGCGATGAGCGATTCGACCATCGCGGGCCTGCACATCAGCCACACCAAGGTCGGTATGTGGTTCGACGGCCCGATGGAGAACCTGAAGGTCTCCGACACCGTGATCGTGGACCAGATCGCGGACGCCATCAACTTCCACACGGGCGTGACCGATTCACGGGTCACGAACACCTTCGTACGCAACTCGGGCGACGACGGCCTCGCCATGTGGGCCGAGAAGACCACCAACGCCCGCAACACCTTCGACCACAACACCGTCCAGACCCCGGTCCTCGCCAACGGCATCGCGGTCTACGGCGGCAGCGACATCACCGTCTCCGACAACCTGGTCGCCGACCCGGTCCGCGAGGGCAGCGCCCTGCACCTCGGCTCCCGCTTCGGCGCCGAGCCCTTCGCAGGCAAGGTGGACCTCGCGCGCAACACCACGGTCCGCGCGGGGACGTTCGAGCTGAACTGGAAGATCGGGCTCGGCGCGCTGTGGGTCTACGCGCTGGACCGGAGCATCGACGGCGCCGATATCCGGGTCACCGGCAACGACTTCCTGGACAGCACGTACAACGCGGTGATGCTGGTCTCGGACTGGGGGGTGAAGGACCAGTACGTCATCAAGAACATCCACTTCAAGGACATCAGGGTCGACGGCACGGGCACCTCGGTGCTGAGCGCCCGCGCGGCGGGCGGCGCCACCTTCGAGAACGTGGACGCGCGCAACGTGGGCGCGGTGGGCGTCAACAACTGCGGCTCGTTCAACTTCCCTTCGACCGGTTCGGAGTTCGGCCTCACGGACCTGGGCGGCAACGACGGCGGCTGGCTCGCGCCGTGGCTGCTGCCCAACACGATCACCTGCGACGACCGCCCGGAGGTGGTCCCGCCTCCGGCGCCGACCGCGTGGTGA
- a CDS encoding VOC family protein: protein MTFGGDTTVRIRPQQFHETAGLEDWRVVGEGACAHFRTGGSFTAGTRFAQAIGELPDLGDDHPDIDVRRDGVTVRLITLTDEYFGMTSRHVESARRISEAARTLGLTADPSFIQTVQVTVDALDGPAVVAFWRALLGYEHRAGSPEDLVDPRRRGAPFYFQQLDTPRPQRNRVHVDVWVPHDRAEARIAAALAAGGRLLNDADAPHNWVLADPEGNEACIGVAGPPGPATD from the coding sequence ATGACCTTCGGGGGCGACACCACCGTGCGTATCAGGCCGCAGCAGTTCCACGAGACCGCCGGCCTGGAGGACTGGCGCGTCGTCGGCGAGGGCGCGTGCGCGCACTTCCGCACCGGCGGATCATTCACGGCCGGTACGCGCTTCGCGCAGGCCATCGGCGAGCTGCCGGACCTCGGCGACGACCACCCGGACATCGACGTGCGACGGGACGGCGTGACCGTACGGCTGATCACGCTCACCGATGAGTACTTCGGGATGACCAGCCGTCATGTCGAGTCGGCCCGGCGGATATCGGAGGCGGCCCGGACCCTCGGCCTGACCGCCGACCCGTCCTTCATCCAGACCGTGCAGGTCACCGTCGACGCGCTCGACGGCCCCGCCGTGGTCGCGTTCTGGCGCGCCCTGCTCGGCTACGAGCACCGCGCGGGCAGCCCCGAGGACCTGGTCGACCCGCGCAGGCGCGGCGCCCCCTTCTACTTCCAGCAGCTGGACACCCCGCGCCCCCAGCGCAACCGCGTCCACGTCGACGTATGGGTGCCGCACGACCGGGCCGAGGCCCGGATCGCCGCCGCCCTGGCCGCCGGGGGCCGGCTGCTGAACGACGCGGACGCCCCGCACAACTGGGTCCTTGCCGACCCCGAGGGCAACGAGGCGTGCATAGGGGTGGCCGGCCCGCCCGGACCGGCCACCGACTAG